The genomic segment caAAGCAAAGCTAGTATGGTTTGACAAATGGCAAGTTCAACCCCAATGCACATAATTCAACTCAAATATATTAAAAgcaaacaaataaagttacaaAGTCCTGCAGTATCAGGCAACAATCACCAGAGTAAGCTAGTCAGTAATTACATCTGAAAATAAGTTGAAGTGAAAGCATACTTAACACTGGTCGATATATATTAGTTGGGTTACTGCAACTTCGTAAAGTTGCAAACAAAGTGAAACGGGCTAAGCCACAAGCTTGGCAAACAAAATCTTGAAACAGTTGCATCGGCTGCTAATTGGTGGCTCTATTGAAATTCCCAATGCACTCTGGCATTATACACCTACATAATTGAAACAAATGAGAACACTATTGCTCAGCTGAATGATGGATGCTATTGAAAATATATACAGTTTGGAAAGTTAAAGCaacataattaaaaatactcGGGATATTTTTTCTCCTCCATCATATCTTATTTTTACTAGGATTCATACAAATATAAACAACCAGCAGGGTCAACAAATTGATGGTTCAGAAATAAATTTATGGTCACAGTTCCCAGGGCTTTATATTGAGCATGTGGCAATTAATACCTGTCACTTGGGATTTCTGAGGACAATGATCACTGAATCTCCACGGAGAAACATCTTACTAATAAAACGATCTTTGTTAACTGGAAGAGCCTTCTTCTTGCCTTTCCCTGTCTTGGGCACCTGTGCAGTGAAATAACAATTTGATAAAGCCACTGCCATACCAGGAACAATATCATCAATAGATACAGTGGAAAATTttgacaaaaataaaatgtgttttttttccaaattgatAAAAACACATTAAAATCAGCCTCATAAATTCAAACCAGAAACAAAAATATGTGAAAAAATAACACTAAACATCCGAAACAAAGCACATCTCTTCAAGAAGGAAGCAACCTCGGTCCACATCTCCCGCACATTTTCCAGAACCATGTTGCAGTGGCGGTCAAAAGCCCTCACGTGGCCAAGGAGTTTTTTGTTATTCCGGCAATTGATCAACACCTAGCAGCCAATAAAAGACAGGTCAAATATACGAAATCCCATCCATGCTCCATCTGAGCCCcagagcacaaggaatgaaaatATTAAGGAATAATTTATACATTGggtcaaaaaatatatatgtacacTTAAGGAAGGGATGAAGTTTCAAAACAGGAAAAGAAATGTAATGGTTACAGGTAAAAAGTATTGTTTCATAAAAGAATCACAACAACAAAGACATTTACAATAACATACACAAGTTTCAAGAAAGAATCTTATCCTGGTTCCAGTACCTGTGTGTTATTCTTAACACTCATCATCAGAACAGAAAGTGGACCTGTGTTGAACTCCTCATCCTCGTTCTTAGCCTGTTAAAAAGAAAAGTTCATGCAAGCAAATTTATGTTTCCAAACTCTAGTAAACCAGATTATAATTAGAAGTGAATGCATATAAGAGATAATAGGTGCTAGATATTTATAGCAATCACAATCAAGATGAGGGTTGACAACGTTAATTTACACAAAAAAAAagggaaataaaaaaaaagttgaaaGCAGCATAAAGGTAGCTGACTTCTTTACTGAAAATAATATCATGCATATTCAGGCAGAAAAAAGAAACTGTATATTAAAGCATCTGAATCATGTATTCCATCTTATGTCTGTGCTGCAACACTTCATTACAATACTAGCATGATTGATATGGTGAAAATGAATGCTGGGGTAAAGTGGGGTGTGAGGTCGAGGATGCCTGTTGTACAACTACTTTCCTCACAAACACTACGTAGAATATCGTGAATTGCATTCTTTGCTATATACTTGATGCATGTTTCTGTGTTCTTAGTTGTAAACTTCAAAACGAGAACAAACTTCCAAGCTCAAATCAGAAGGAAAACATAGCgtaagaaaaaaatagaagGGCGAGGTAACTTACAGGGGCATCTTCTTACATCGGCCGACTGAAAAAACACAAACCAAGTTAATAAACTCACGTAGAAATAAAATGTACAGCACAGGCAGACGATTAAAAACTGATTAATGTAAGATATCAAGATCAGATATCCTAGAATGCTGAAGTGACGAACAATGTGGTACCGAGAATAAGTACAAGATAGGTCGTTAAAACTAGCAAACAAGGCACATGTCTTCTCAATACACATTCACACCAATTAAAGTATAGGGTTTCAGGCCGATGCTTATAGCCCATCTGTCACCAGGTACCAAATCAGGGATGAGGTATTGGTCGTAACAAACTCGTCGCTCAGCTAAAAAAAATGTTCTAGAGTTTCAGAGTAAAACAAACAAGAACCACAAATGAAACAAAGAGAAACGATCCGAGTAAGCGCACCTCATCTTCGCGAGCCAAAAGCTTCAAAAGTCCAAATACAACTGCAACAAGAACGAATATGTGGTTAAAATCACTGGAAAAAACGCTAGGGTTTAGCAGATGAAGCGAGATGGGGAAAAAGTTAAGGCCGTAGACACAGGGGCTTGGGCGTAAAGGTGGATGTGAAAACTAAGCTAAAGTGAGCTCCTTAAATATCTTTACCGAAGAAACGCCGCACTCTGCCTAGGTCGCCAAGAGTTAGCCGAAAGGTTCGCCGACGGAGTTAGAGATCTCTCTCGGGGAGTTAAATTGTCAAATATGAGCCGAGCTTCTTCACTGGGCTTTGCTTTGGGCTATTTTAAACCTGACGGGCCGGAAAGAACAGTGAAATTCCTTAATTGAACCGAATAAAAATGTTCTCACATTAATATCGAGATTAGTGTAATCCCCGTTTATAGATATTGTGACGTCCACTGTTAAAAATACtactagaaatttttattttatttttttctttggtaaactattttcaaaaatacacaAACTCGTGCATGCAATAAAGGCAGTCAGTTGTCATTCAACTACTAAATAAAAACAGTAcaattaataaatctaaaaatcaTCAAATTCCTCGACTACTGTTTTAAAAGGACTCAACACCTGACAAAAATAAAAACGTGTAAAACATGATGTATCACCCCTGACTCATATACATAAAGTGCGGAAAAACGTGAAGTCATCGGGTTATCTTGCTCACTTccagcaccgtctactcagtcttcggtGCCTACAGTCTCTACCTCATCATgctcacatgcatcattcacacctagtgagtttaaagactcaacacaactGAACCGttataataaatacatatacataatatgcaacagtgaaaagtactgtaattaaaataagcttcatgatcttaaaaacatgaacttaaacatatcgTAACGTAAACATATTCAAATCATATCTCATCATGTAATCATATACGtgtttattttttctttattgaattcagataattagttgtgactttcgtatcagatctagtcgatggatccatctatgtataaccgcggtacccggcaaCGGGGATATCAGTGACagttttacccatccactgagtcttggccttacatgtttgtgttcatattagtcacaacaaACGCACCTCCTtcaaacatgtcatcgtattcatcacttataaaattcatgcatgtacgtatatttttttataaccaagcatgcaatgtattttccatattttcataaaaattatgttcataataaacatatacattttaaacatgcaaattttcgaattatgcgacttataggttggtttttaGGAAACGTTTTCAACATACGATTTGTAACAATGTGTTTTATCTTTGATTTGATAGCAAATGcgtaattttttgataagaaacgagggagatatgatttttatcgtaaaaatgCATAAGCTTTGAAATTTCaatgtcacaaaacccgtcactctctgttatttcgaattctgcgGCTTATTGGTtggttttttgaaaataatttcaactTATGATTTGTATCACACTGTGTTATCTTCAATTCGAtagaaaattcataattttctagTAAGAAACAGGGAGATATGATATTTATCATAAAACCGCaaaagctgtgaaatttctatgTTACAAAACACGTCACCCCCTGTTATTTCGAATACGCCGACTTATAGTTTgtttttctggaaatgttttcaacatatgatttgtagcactctgtgtTTTCTTCAattcgatagcaaatttgtaattttctgataagaaacgagggagataggatttttatcgtaaaaccgcacaagctgtgaaatttcaatgtcacaaaacccatcaccctctgttatttcgaattctgcgGCTTagaggttggttttctggaaatgttttcaacattTGATTTGTAACACTctatgttatcttcgattcgatagcaaattcgtaattttctgattaaaaatttgagagatatgatttttattgtaaaaccgCTCAAGTTGTGAAAATTTTTGCACGTTCTTcatgttttctcaagttttggttgcaggcttcgttgggatatCCTGGATCTTTGCAGCTGTGATTGGGGCAACATGTCCAGAGCGTTCCAACGAAGCCCTCGACATTTTAAGTATGATAGAcgtggaaaaatattttattttggagGTATGTgatttgtcttgtggccacccgATAAAGCATTACTGGGGATTTACGattatgggattggaaagcggtacaGCATGACCGATAACCtctccacccggtaaagtatgaccggggattTATGTATGTGGGAATGGACATCCGGTCGAaaggctgtggtgatctctgccagcccagtactatggtttaatCTGATAAGGCGATTTATGTTACGGGCCACTTGCTTTGAACATATTTCTACGCAAAATTAAGTTTGATTATATATGTTATGATGGAATcactttttatgaaaatgtttatgcagtTATGACACATCTATGTTTATTTATATTAAGCTGTTATTTCGTACTCGTTACtttcaaatgcatgtgattttattaaatattatttgcTATTCATGGTTTAtgcttgttgagtctttaggctcactagacttgatcgatgcagatgtTGATGTTTtttgaggagacaggaggtactgaccagtgagctggctcggACTGTGAGCAATCCAAACCCGAGGAGCGCTATTGTTATAAAAAGATTCTATGCACGTTAAACtttttactctgatttttatttattcaaaattttgttggCAAACTAGTATTTCCAAATGCTCGTTTTAGATAACGCTTTTACAGTAGcgatgaatgatatttttttatgccatggaaatattttgtatttggattattttcgagaatttagtcgatcattttatttaaattcagaAGGCGATGGTTTACtatttaaataagaaaaaattttattttccacaaaattttaaagtaATATTAGTTATTTTATTTCGAGATGTTACAATAGATTTGATATttctcatgcataaacatacaaatcaacatataatgatgtgaatgatgagataAACGAGGTAtagggcgtgcctttgcgtatttacgcTCGAAAACCTTGATACGATCGCGTAGAACGGAACAATTCAACCACTTGACTTTTaccatctggatcaccttgttcccgAGCCTCATCTCCTGCCTGTCCAATATCCGGGTGGGTCTTTCCTCGAAAGACAAGTTCGGCGTAAACTGCATAggctcatagttcagcacatgcgaaggattcgacattTACTTCCACAGCATCGAGACATGgtatgaactcccgccagattcgCTGGTAATGTGACTCTGTAAGCTAGTGttccaactctctctaggatctcgaatggtcctaCGAATCTAGGACTGAGTTTGACCTTCTTCtcaaatctcatcacacccttcaccGGTGTGACCTTAACGAATACATGATCGCTTACTTCAAACTCTAGATCCATGCGTCGCTGATTTGCATAACTCTTCTATTGGctctgagcggtcttcatcctgtctcggatcttgaccactagCTCTGCAGTTTGTCTAACAATGTCTGGACCCAACTATGCTctttctcctacctcatcccaattgACTGGTGACCTACACTTTCTCTCAAAGAGTgtctcgtatggagccatactaATAGATGtctgataattgttgttgtatgtgaactcaatgagaggtaacttcggctcctaACTGCCCTGGAAGTAGATCACGCAAGCTCTGAGTAGGTCCTCCAAGATCtaaatcaccctctctgactgactgtcggtctgaggatggaaggttGTGCTGAATAGTAGCTTGGTACCCAATGactgatgcagactcttccagaatgcaaaCGTGAATGTTGGGTCCCTATCTGACACGATTGACACTgaaatcccatgcagtctgactatctctctgatatacaactctgcatactgagtcatggtgaaagtcttcttgatcTGTAGAAAATGTGTTGACTTGGTaagccgatcaactatcacccaaatgacattataCCCTCCAATGGTCCTCGGTCCCCTGTCACAAAATTCATAGTGATGctctctcatttccactcgggaatagggagcggTCTAACTTAATTAGATATTTaccattttcaaaatatttgcatgcagttggattacgttatcacattttggaccttacagttcTAGAgaagtctagaattaaattaaccaatgagttaattataaaaattaaataatggttatttaatttaattaatatatatacatacatttaatatggtgatataaaatatgtgtatatatgatattaatatatcatgtattaCCGGAAGTtgataaatacattatatattaataatatgataatttattataatgaaATATATAGTCCTAGTACCACAAGGACTAGGAGTCTTTGTGGGAGAGGAACTTCTGATTGGATCAGAAATCTCACTCTTTAAATACACCATGAGGGGTTACACAAAATAAACATGAAAAATCTTACACACAACTCAAGCACACAAAATACACACCAAATTCTCCTCTCCTTCCTTGAAGCAAGTCTCGGCCACCTTGAGATTTTTATcggaaaatttcggccacctagTTTCCTCTACCACCGCGCCGTCGTCGCTGCAACGTCTCCAGATTTTGAAAATTCGGAGGCTATggtctcaacgcacaaatcgcttgcgatttctagtgcaatccaagcgatGAAGACATTATTCGATCGTAGACCTGATTAGACGATCAAAACCAAAGTTCCGTTCATATGTATTTACAAGAAGGATTATCTCTTCTTTAAACTCGAAATAGTTTGGTGTCCAGCGTTTTATACGCGAaggtataattttaaactttctaTGAATGGTCTTAAACATACGACGCCCAAAGAATGTTTCGAATGtcgaaatgaaaattttaaacctCCGCTGCGCCTGGAGTGCGAGAATTTGATGTCCAACAGAAATATCGGTGTTATATGTTTGTGATTTGTTATGATATGTCTTGTATTTATAATCTTGACGCTAAAAAATTATGTATTAGTATTTATTGGGCATCGATCGTCTCCTACTTGCTAAGTGTTTTTCCCAAACTCCTTACTCTTCTTCCCCATATAAAAACGAATATCAGTTAGAAGAAGATgagcaaaatattttttttgtgatGGTGAAGATgtttaaatttcagaatttatttAGTTATGTTGTTTCAAAGTTATTTTGACGTCCGTAATTTTGTTTTCGTTTTGAAATTTTCGTTGTAAAGACGAGTCATTTATGGAATAAattgattttgatttatattataCTGCGAGActtgttttttatgattatatgattattaaataaagTAGATGTCAACGCGTTAATTCAAATCTCGAGACATGACAGAAGATGTCCTCACAACTCATGGCTGAAGTAATGGCAGTCAAGAAGGAATTCTATTGGCATCACACTATAAGTTGTCAAATGTCGTTCCGGAAACTAATTCATGTAACGTTGTTAACTTGATATATTATCCATTGAAGCATGCTCCAGACGCCTATATCCAGCAGTTCATCACCCAAGATATCACGCAACAACAGAATGTTGATATCCATTTTTGTGCTACATCAACTAATGAAGCAGCACATGTTCTTGCTTTTTATGGTTTATGGAAAGAGGagtctttttctttttaatgacTGTTGTCCATTTTTTCTCAACCCTTTTTGTAAAACATCACTTTGTTAGAtgattttcaaaaacaaaaaaacaggCATACCTTccattattataaatatttttattattataactaCTTATCATTGCACATGTGAGGTGTGtgcaaaataatatattttttatttttcaaatatttaatttaattatgaatttttacatctaaaataatatataaatccTAATTGTAATagtaatttgagagaaaatggaaaaaattaaaattactgATATATACTTTTACATATCTATATGAAATAAGggcaattttgaaaaaaaaaattatatcccCTATAAGCTCAAAAATAAAGATAATAACtagaaatattaattaataatatatagaGTAATTCAAATTTggtaataatataattatgcaTTTATTATGAGAAATATCCTAACAACTAAAATATTAAtactaattttaataaaaaaatgtcatcaataatattaatataatatagttataacaataattaaaataggATTCATAATACTTACACTAGTTATAATAAATAGTCATAtccataaattataaaataatggccaaataattttaaaaattgccaagtgttttttttaaagaacgGTCTTATTTGCTACGAGCATCGTGGCCTAATGTCATAATCGAACTCGGATCACCTGTAATGATGCAAGCACAACAAATGATGATGTGCTTAcatggtattttttttatttttttaattcttcttttttttccactttttacttctctttttctcttttgtttttCCACAATTTTCCTCCATTATTTTTCCTTCTTTCACAAACATTAGTGGACAATTTGAtatgaaataatataaacattttaattattttatgttaaattaataatttttcaattaaaaattactatattaaatttttacatTTGAAAAACCGTATCATTTTTTCCGAATTTGACGAGTATTAttgattttctttttcaatgaacaaaatttttaacaatataaacctattaacatgttaatgcttaaattaaaatttagaacattttcatcatacAATATCAAAAACTAAAATTCAACACCATATTTccatcaaaaataaataattcataCGTTTTGAGACTTCATTTCAACTAACAATGTTAATCGGCTATTCTTTAAATAAAAAACTACTCAAGAGCATTATTGGATATATCTCCATTGAAATCCATGGCTTCAAGAGAATGGTGAAGATGATCAAATTATGCCTACattaaataagaataaatattataaaaccaATTTTACAATataagaattaatttttttttttggtttaagATTTTACCCACTAAAAAATTCTAgatattattaaagttcaaaCCAGGGGCGGAGCCAAAGGCTCCTATACCCGGGCTTTAGCCCGGGTtgacccaattttttttttaaaaaaattatatgtaaattttatataattttggaataatataatattagccCGTGTAGatcaatttaatatattaaaaaatcatatattttaaaattttagctcGGGCGGagccatatttctggctccgccACTGGTTCATATCATCAATAATTCAGTGAAATTGAATTGACTTCCAGTTGTTTGAAGACATGGATGAGGTATCGGAGGTGCTAAACAAGATACATGTAATTCATCATGTGTTCCGATGTCCTACAATGATTGTAAAAATAAGAAATCAagataattttaatttcaaaaaattattaacaGTAGTTAATTTACCTCGACTCTcaaatttgtttttcttcattTTGCTTGAAGTTCTACCCAACTCTACAATCTTCTTGACTTTTTCACaccatttcttttctttaatcttTTTTCTTACGAAGGTCCTATCAATGATGTCCTGACACCACCATTGTTGTCTTGGTTCACTTTAGTCAAACGCATTTCCATGACTTGCTTGGTTAGATCACATACCGAATTATGCACCAAAGAGAAAAATGATGGGTGGACGGAGGCTTCAGTTGCCAGTCTTACGAGCTTCATACAAAATTTTCTATATCGTTCTGTACTTTCTCGTTTAGGATCTTCTTCGACTTCATTTCCCATACAATCGTGTACCACTCCACTCCTAGCTTTTCTCATCCATCTATTCAATATTTAATGCTCTGGCAGTTTTTTTACGTCATCCACATCATATACTTTCACAACATGACAACACAATAATCCAGTCATCTCAAATTTTCGACAACTACATGAAATCATCTTTGTGCTAGGATTTAATCTCACCCTCCATTCTCCTTCTTTATCAATTCGCCCGacaacatatttaaataatggttgagtttcatttttatattttatgtaagCAGCTACGAACAAAACAAACTCCACTTGA from the Primulina tabacum isolate GXHZ01 chromosome 8, ASM2559414v2, whole genome shotgun sequence genome contains:
- the LOC142553844 gene encoding uncharacterized protein LOC142553844, with amino-acid sequence MMSVKNNTQVLINCRNNKKLLGHVRAFDRHCNMVLENVREMWTEVPKTGKGKKKALPVNKDRFISKMFLRGDSVIIVLRNPK